A genomic segment from Enoplosus armatus isolate fEnoArm2 chromosome 12, fEnoArm2.hap1, whole genome shotgun sequence encodes:
- the LOC139294681 gene encoding placenta-specific protein 9-like, with protein MTRSSTSSVGLILLLIGYAAAGPGPDLRPRAVRSSACQEHNNLHSRLDVVEKKVEDTVEKLEVELAALLDAIEAPKWSPLLDNTGRTAVDILEDPGQRGQS; from the exons ATGACccgctcctccacctcctcagttGGACTCATCCTCCTCCTGATTGGCTACGCTGCAGCAG GACCTGGGCCCGATCTACGGCCTCGAGCGGTGCGTTCAAGTGCCTGTCAAGAGCACAACAACCTTCACAGCCGCCTGGATGTCGTGGAGAAG aaaGTGGAGGACACAGTTGAGAAGTTGGAGGTTGAGCTGGCTGCTCTCCTGGACGCCATTGAAGCCCCAAAGTGGAGCCCCCTGTTGGACAACACAGGAAGGACGGCTGTGGATATCCTGGAAGACCCGGGGCAGAGGGGCCAGTCGTGA
- the LOC139294717 gene encoding L-threonine ammonia-lyase-like: MNFAAQLFYSSYLSERLERLYSPRPALKDSEENDPFWQREELRLGPSQPGGSYKCCPVSNGTAGRRPTLIEPERLKDFGEEELLNGDVKVYDTKGFGGPEIMLMEPPKTRRVSEFRIVPRPQTQYLRFEDISAAAFRIQAVIQKTPCTYSRLSKQYGMEIYLKKEHLHYTGSVKERGVLYLLTSLAQEQQRKGVIVATDCNFSMAVAHHAVELKIPVFVIMPSCCSSPRLRIYRDYGAMVISYGSTGHDSQNHASHLAKENGYLYLEEDESAAYLAGLGTVGMEIYEQVPKLDAVVVPAAGQYGLLAGTAAAIKHLNSRILVIGIEPEGFPLLLQSLKTDSPIKIIHSNPNKKLYGDLMERSLGVNTFQLAKKLVDKVVSVSEEDSLVAMLRFQEFERSTVDTEGAMGLAAILAGQLPELRGKKVGVVVSSANMELELVRQCVDRALVLDDRVSKFSVQLGEWPGDMAKLLDVLSREDVRLLDVCHRRQSDKSDLFKAKVECVVETRDKTQSAQLRKTLSERYPSICWLDR, translated from the exons ATGAACTTTGCTGCCCAGTTATTCTACTCAAGCTACTTGAGCGAGCGACTTGAGCGTTTGTACTCACCCAGGCCTGCACTTAAAGACAGCGAGGAGAATGACCCCTTCTGGCAGAG AGAGGAGTTGCGTCTGGGCCCCAGTCAGCCTGGTGGCTCTTACAAATGCTGCCCGGTCAGTAACGGCACTGCAGGCCGCAGACCCACCCTCATTGAACCAGAGCGGCTGAAGGACTTTGGTGAGGAGGAGCTTCTCAATGGGGATGTGAAGGTCTACGACACCAAGGGGTTTGGGGGTCCTGAGATCATGCTCATGGAGCCCCCCAAAACCAGACGCGTCAGCGAGTTCAGGATCGTCCCCAGACCTCAGACCCAGTACCTCCGCTTTGAGGACATCAGCGCTGCAGCCTTCAGGATCCAGGCAGTGATACAGAAGACACCCTGCACG TACTCCAGACTGTCCAAACAGTACGGGATGGAGATCTACCTGAAGAAGGAGCACCTGCACTACACCGGCTctgtgaaggagagaggagtcCTGTACCTGCTCACCTCCCTCGCACAG gagcagcagaggaaaggcGTGATCGTGGCCACCGACTGCAACTTCTCCATGGCCGTGGCTCACCACGCAGTGGAGCTGAAGATCCCCGTGTTTGTCATCATGCCGTCATGCTGCTCCTCGCCTCGCCTCAGGATCTACAGAGACTACGGCGCCATGGTCATCTCCTACGGAAGCACCGGTCACGACTCCCAGAACCACGCCTCCCACCTGGCCAAAGAGAACGGATACCTCTACCTGGAAGA AGATGAAAGTGCGGCGTACCTGGCAGGACTGGGCACTGTGGGCATGGAGATCTATGAGCAAGTGCCCAAACTGGATGCAGTGGTTGTTCCTGCAGCTGGACAGTACGGTCTGCTGGCTGGGACAGCTGCAGCTATCAAACACCTCAACTCGCGAATTCTCGTCATA GGAATTGAACCAGAAGGTTTCCCACTGCTGCTACAATCCCTGAAAACTGACAGTCCAATCAAAATCATACACAGCAACCCCAATAAGAAACTCTATGGAG ATCTCATGGAGCGTTCGCTGGGTGTTAACACCTTCCAGCTGGCAAAGAAACTAGTCGATAAAGTCGTCTCTGTAAG TGAGGAGGACTCTCTGGTGGCGATGCTGAGGTTTCAGGAGTTTGAACGCTCCACCGTGGACACAGAGGGAGCCATGGGACTGGCTGCCATCTTGGCCGGACAGCTACCGGAACTGAGAGGCAAAAA GGTCGGTGTTGTGGTGAGCAGCGCTAacatggagctggagctggtgaGGCAGTGTGTGGACCGGGCCCTGGTGCTGGACGACCGGGTCAGTAAGTTCTCTGTGCAGCTGGGAGAGTGGCCAGGAGACATGGCTAAGCTGCTGGACGTCCTGTCCAGAGAGGACGTCAG GTTGTTGGACGTCTGCCATCGGAGACAAAGTGACAAGTCAGACCTCTTCAAGGCAAAG GTCGAGTGTGTGGTGGAAACCAGGGATAAGACACAGAGCGCTCAGCTGCGCAAGACGCTGAGTGAGCGCTACCCCTCTATATGCTGGCTGGACCGGTGA
- the tmem254 gene encoding transmembrane protein 254 — MAKSDGCDYFRRTSLFWIVTVTLAVGYFTCTVFVPEKIPFQYLGPFGSFCRYLVDNYAGIMYKGWWATLAIHVFEAFVALKVCSNKGIDNMATRCLWFVQTFFFGMASLGLLIKYDPKRPKQH; from the exons atgGCTAAAAGTGATGGATGCGATTACTTTAGAAGGACCAGCCTGTTTTGGATTGTCACCGTGACACTGGCGGTGGGATATTTCACG TGCACCGTGTTTGTGCCCGAAAAAATCCCATTTCAGTACCTCGGTCCGTTTGGCAGCTTCTGCAGATACCTTGTGGATAACTATGCTGGCATTATGTACAAAGG GTGGTGGGCCACGCTTGCCATCCATGTTTTTGAGGCCTTTGTTGCGTTGAAGGTGTGCAG TAACAAAGGTATCGACAACATGGCCACCCGCTGCCTGTGGTTTGTCCAGACCTTTTTTTTCGGCATGGCCTCCCTCGGCCTGCTCATCAAGTACGACCCCAAGCGCCCCAAACAGCACTGA